AACAACACGCCGACATCGGATAAATGAGACGAAGAAATGTCGAGAAGATGGCCGGCCCCACCGAGGGAGGAGAAGCTACTGTCGAAGAGGGGGCAGCAGGGAGAGTCTGCGAAGAGGACTCTTTCATCCACTGCTCAAACCACCATTGAGATCGACTCTCTCTACGAGGGCATTGATTTCTATGCCCCTATCACACGTGATAGGTTTGAAGAACTCAACATGGATTTGTTCAGGAAGTGTATGGAGCCTGTTGAGAAGTGCCTGAGGGATGCTAAGATGGATAAGAGCTCCGTGCTTGATCTTGTCCTTGTCGGAGGATCCACTAGAATTCCCAAGGTTCAGCAATTGTTGCAGGACTTCTTCAATGGCAAGGAGCTTTGCAAGAGCATCAACCCTGATGAGGCAGTTGCCTATGGTGCTGCTGTCCAAGCTGCTATTCTGAGTGGTGAGGGTAACGAGAAGGTCCAAGACCTATTGCTTCTTGACGTCACTCCCCTCTCTCTTGGCTTTTTTTCCCGCTGTAGTTCCTTGGGATCAAAACAGTCAAGACACCTCCAGCGGTTTCCAAGCCAAGAGAAGATGATGACTTCTTGAATTAAATGGGAGAAGATCAAGAGAAGGGGACGCACAATGGCCGCGAAGCGTCGGCTATTGAAGAATCAGAATTCGGATTGAAGAAGTGACGGGAGAATTCTCATCATCAGGAAatgagctcctcgacacgagtaaaaactgtcagtcagaaaaaaatgaagtggCTCCTAGATATGAGCaaaaactgtcagtcagaaaaaaatgaagtggCTCCTAGATATgagcaaaaactgtctagattagctcctcgacaagagtcaaaattGTCtaaattagctcctcgacaagagtcaaaactgtccgaattagctcctcgacaagagtcaaaactgtctaagatggctccttgacatgagttaaaactatctaagatggctcctagatacgagcaaaaactatctaagatagctcctaaatatgagaaaaaactgtttagacaagctccttgacacgagttaaaactgccaatagaaaattgaagagctccttgacACGGTTAAAACCGTCAACGAaaattgaagagctccttgaaacgagtctaaactttcaataactctttgatacgagtataaactatcaatgatgaattgaagaagctctatgatacgagcataaactgtcaatggaaattgaagaactcttaaatacgagtataaactatttatcaaactaaagatcgtgcaagttaagtgtcgaaaaactcgatactcaacttgagggggagtgttggaatgagaaattaatttattggagaacaagaaggcaagggatgaaattatggcaagaatattgaaggaaatcaatgaagattatggaaaatcaaataaaaggatattagtataattagaatatattttccatgtatagctagaattagagcctaTAAAAGGTTGTGTAATATTGAGAGAATTCAATTCAAGtcttcacaatgtagtctttgaaGTTCTCTCCGTCTTTTACTTTCTGTaatagtcttttattttccgcattgtaTTTTCTAACAACGAAATGGGAGGCGTGGGGTCATGTTTTGTGCAGTTCTTCACGGAATTTTTTGTATTGAAATCGCTTAAATATTGATTAGCGGCTTTTCAGTAAGATGTGTGTGGACGTTATAAATGTAGCCCGACCAACTAACCCATTTCCTTACTGAGAGATTTCGAAAAAAAGAGTTAAATTCGTAGAAATATGAGATCGTATGATTTATGCATTGGTTATGTGGTAAATTTCTGTGTTTTAGGGAGCTAACATGTGTTTCTAAGTTTAGGTGCATAGAAAATCTGTCGGATCTAGGAAACAGGTGCAAATTGACCAGGCAGATGCAATAAGGGAGAATTTGAAGTGGAGTACGCCAAGCCGCCAAACTGACCTAGGAGAATCATGGAAACGGTGGCAGGAGCAAATGAGGGGAGCAAAGAGCATATTTTAAAGGATTCATCTCAGGGGTACAAGCGTCAAATCAGCAAAAAGGCACCCTAGGGATCAAAGCCTCGCCTATATAAAGGGGTGAATACCCAAAGAAGAGGCAGCTTCACATAGTCCCGTTCTTAGCTCACTCTTCTCCAAAGCTCACTTCACTTTTACTTAAGTTTCTCTGCGCACTTGGAGATGGGGTGAAATTCTTGTTGTGGTGGTGGTTTTCTGTCTAGTTTAAGCTGTGTAACACCGTCCCAAGtggggcgaagatacaatctctttaatttttgttttgctTTTAAGTATTTTCCGTCGTGAACTTCGTAGTTGTGAAGCTCGGCGCTGAATTTATGTGATTTGAACTTAATTCTGATGTTATGGATGTTTTAGTTGATGTTTCTTTGGATTTTGAAGCGTTGATGTTTGGTTTTTACTATTTTGGACGCGTTTAACAATTGATTGGAGGTTGGGTGTTTGAATTGGTCGTATTTGAGTTGGATTTTATGGATCTGAGTTGAGGAGGATGGATCTGACTGTGGTGATGTTGGGATCTGGTTGATTTGTGTTGGATTTGGATTCGAGTTGGTGGATCTGATCGTCTCTGTTTcaattctgcatgattatggctcTTTActgtttgttttttattctgCTCGGCCTAGTAGATTAGATCTGGTAGTTTCCTGTTTAATTTTCATGTTTAAGTCTTGATCCGAGGTTTACCCCGTTTTAATGGCGTTCAATGTTCTGTTCTGTTTCATTGTGTTGGtctcatgaagaagatgaagtagtTAGTCGTTAGAGTATAGATCTGCAGCTTTATATTATCCTTTTCTGCTTTTCCGCAGTATGTCAGTCGCTTAGATAGTTAAGGAAATTGGTCCCCACTagtttttgcatattttttagCCATTTCGGGAAATTCTCAGCACCATCCAGTAGTGCATGTGTTTTTTTAGCTTCTCTAGTTAAATTCAAATTTCGAGTCATGCATGCGTTCGTACGTGTCTCGTTCCCTAGGTCTAGTAGATAGAATAGTTTCTTACAATTCCATTGAACCCAGTAGATTAAAACTTAACCCAttagttgcgtggcagcagccaaaccttTTCCAAATAATCCGAACGCATTCTCAACatcttcatctctgtgggatcgatccttacttccgtatactagccaatagtattatgggttaaggttttgatagCGGTTCTATAAGTGCACCCAACGACACCCGAATAGGTTTTGGGATCTGCTAGACCCGTCGGTTTAGTAAATCCTCTAGACCTGTTTGCCTGCTACTTATTCTAGTGTGAGCACAAACGATAGTTACAAACATTTCACAGTATCATCGTGGCATGCGAATTTTTTAGAATATGGGATTTGtgagttttctttcttttctcttcttttttcttaatatttttctCTCCATATTTATGAATTCACCAAACTATCCATAAAATTTTCACTTTCACTAAAATTCTGATACCCATCCCCTCGTTTAAAGCATAAATCAATCGGGGCATCTATTTTAAGCATTTTTTCCCatcacagagattaagaaaaatgtgtgtaatgtattaaataaaaagagagagaaaaaaagtagagagaataaagtaagagagagggaaaagtaagtgagaagaaatgtgttgactttactaaaaaagggaaatgacttcattactccactactatggaacgtactaaaACTTTTGAGGACCAaacttttgatttttgaatgtttacttcttttgtgattttttaatgacaaaaaatctTTGTGATATTATTAAATCTTTGTATATTAtctcaaaataaattatttaaatctttgtagtgttatctaaaaataaattctttaaaaataaaccattcattattttttaaatactactacaaaTACATATTAATTTCCCGATTGTAAtgcaataaatataataatactacaaatatttaaataattcatttctAAATAACACTataaagatttaaataatttgtttcgAGATAATATACAAACATTTAATAATACCACAAAGATTTTTGGTccttaaaaaatcacaaaagaaatACAGAAACATTCAAAAATCACAAGTTTAGTCCTCAAATCAAACTAAATGGACAAATATACCCCTCAAGAACTAAACGGTAGAATAATAAAAATCGAGATTGAATTTAGGATTTATAAAACCTTTTTACTGAAAATATGATTTTATAAATGTTGGATACTAAAAAAGTGCAAACCCCATTTCCTGGGTACAATTCATTGGAAATGAATGGCATTTGAATAAAAAAGTAATGACCACAAACAACAAAAAAGAAAtgagtagtagtaataaatagaaTATTGATCAAACAAGATTAATAAAGCAAATCCTATTTAAGCAAAAAAACAAGATCAACTGACAAAATCCAGTTATTCTTGAGTAGAGATTCCATACGAACAATTCAAACCATCATTGCTTGTAAGTCCCAAAGCTCTTCTTACAAGGTCCGAACAAAGAACATGGGCATGTCAGACTAACCCATGGATCCTAGCAGTCTGCTCGTTCTGGATCCGAACCAAGAACATGGCCATGAACGATATTTTTTCACCCCAACTTTGAAAGTGAGACACGAGTGAAtgtaagaatatttatattcttatgtgACCTATGTATCTATTGGttaaaaattaaagttcaagttcataatattaaaagctaaaaaaaaAGGATTCTAATATTAAGACGACaccgtgatggatcggtttcaattaaagaattagaatcgggtgtattgataactaggggtgagcaaaaaaaccgaaaaccgaatatccgaaccgaaccaaaccgaatatccgaaccgaaccaaaccgaaaaaccgaattatatatatattctattaatttaatatattatattatatataatatatatattcttttaatatattctactatataatatatattatatatattatatatatatattattaattttatattatatataaatattctattagtatatataaaataaaataaaatacacatatataaatatatatttatattatatttattttttcagatttttcggggttttttttcgggtttcgattttgttcggttttttcggttttttaagttcgattttcggtttttcggtttcggtttttcggtttttcgggttcggttcggtttggattttgaactaaattcgatttttcggtttggttcagttttggcaaaaaaacgaaccgaaacccgaatgcacacccctattGATAACCCTCTTCTCCCACCTCTAATTATAATGTTATAATATAATATctatattatatacaaaaagaataaatatatatatgtataattgaattgattatatatgtgtgtgttgtCGTACATGCATTAAGTTGACCATAAGTATGGCAGTTAATTATGAATTAACTGTAATACATGTATAAGTATTGCATGTATATGAATGTATATAGACGTGCATATGTGTAATGTGAGGAATCAGTTTCTAATCAGTTTCAAAACTGATTCTACCGAATCGATGTGTCGATTTCCATATTAGATCAGTATAGTTTCCAAATGGAAAGACACCTCCGTTGGTCCCTTCACGAAGAGTCACTTCTCGCCTATATAAAGAGATGGTCTGTGCATGAAataaacacaacaaaaaatgCTTACAGTGTACAGTTAGCATTACACATAtttatacacatatatatacaaagtGCTCTTGATTCCTTATCCATTAAAGGGATCAAATAGAAGGCTTGAGGTCAAGGAGAGGATAAACATCAAAGGTGGATTCAACTTCTTCTTCAACACAAGAAAAGCATGGATGGAGGTTGATGATCTATCTCCACTTCATAGTATAAATGTTGtgattgaattaattcaaatctagaATTAGATTTCATTATTGAAATC
This sequence is a window from Salvia splendens isolate huo1 chromosome 5, SspV2, whole genome shotgun sequence. Protein-coding genes within it:
- the LOC121804052 gene encoding heat shock cognate 70 kDa protein-like, with amino-acid sequence MSRRWPAPPREEKLLSKRGQQGESAKRTLSSTAQTTIEIDSLYEGIDFYAPITRDRFEELNMDLFRKCMEPVEKCLRDAKMDKSSVLDLVLVGGSTRIPKVQQLLQDFFNGKELCKSINPDEAVAYGAAVQAAILSGEGNEKVQDLLLLDVTPLSLGFFSRCSSLGSKQSRHLQRFPSQEKMMTS